One window of the Terriglobia bacterium genome contains the following:
- a CDS encoding protein kinase translates to MGLSNGTRLGPYEIVSALGAGGMGEVYRASDTRLDRTVAIKVLPAHLSDNPDVKQRFEREARTISALNHPNICTLHDIGHDSGIDYLVLELIEGESLAQRISRGPLPVKDVLRIGSEIADALDKAHRAGIVHRDLKPGNIMLTKSGAKLLDFGLAKPQAGLLAASAIHGAVTQSSPVGPASPITERGTLVGTFQYMSPEQVEGREADARSDIFALGAVLYEMATGKRAFDGKSQISVASAILEKDPEPISAVQPMTPQALDHVVRTCLAKDPEQRYQTAHDIALNLRWISQSSSQAEIAAFPMKRRRALRWLPWAVTAVVGIAAMMLGWWLRPRQPEPVLRAIIQLPAESTVGDGDTSVAFSPDGRRLAITLRTEGNTRIWLRSLDSGTAQALSGTDGATYPTWSPDGKSIAFFADHKIKRIEVASGMVQAICAADDGRGLAWGPNDTIVFSPGPFTGLFTVPASGGTPAELTKPAIAGETHRLPLFLPGGRNVLFFDTSGDRQPTRGLNVVSLASKKINHVLDTNSGARYVAPGYLLYVKDGSLVAQRFDAASLQAVGEPIPLAEQVQFAQFRWTGAWDASPDGSLVFEQQTGGGKYQWTWVDSQGKELSKIGQPTSLGLLSANISPDDRRVATSYKDAIWLYDLAKGVPTRLTFGKGTQLDPLWSPDGKSILYETPVAPGNWTISLKRADGGGADEVIYKANLQVIPSSWSPDGKFVAMAVSGTTSSGKDEIWMLPMSGDHKPFPFLQGTARLYDPQFSPDGHWLLYTSDESGRNQSYVVPFPGRGGKWQVSIDGSDNAKWRTNNDIICVTGDRLLSIPVKATGNSMEIGQSQPLLQAQNILNTNGGLFTHDGKRAILAVGVEGTVAPQLNLVTNWTSALKK, encoded by the coding sequence TTGGGCCTTTCTAACGGAACTCGACTGGGTCCCTATGAAATCGTGTCGGCACTCGGCGCCGGCGGCATGGGAGAAGTGTATCGCGCAAGCGATACGCGTCTTGATCGCACTGTCGCCATTAAGGTCTTGCCTGCGCACCTATCCGATAACCCCGACGTGAAGCAGCGTTTCGAGCGCGAAGCGCGGACGATCTCTGCGCTTAACCATCCCAACATCTGCACGCTGCACGACATCGGACACGACAGCGGAATCGACTACCTGGTTCTCGAACTCATCGAGGGCGAGTCGCTGGCGCAGCGGATATCGAGGGGACCGTTGCCGGTGAAGGATGTGCTGCGCATAGGCAGTGAGATCGCCGATGCGCTGGATAAGGCGCACCGGGCGGGCATCGTGCACCGCGATCTCAAACCCGGCAACATCATGCTCACAAAAAGCGGCGCCAAGTTGCTCGACTTTGGACTTGCCAAGCCGCAGGCCGGATTGCTGGCAGCCTCGGCAATTCATGGGGCGGTGACACAATCGAGTCCGGTCGGTCCGGCGTCTCCGATCACTGAGCGTGGGACGCTGGTCGGGACCTTTCAATACATGTCGCCGGAGCAGGTGGAGGGGCGCGAGGCGGATGCTCGAAGTGACATTTTCGCCCTGGGCGCAGTGCTATACGAAATGGCGACGGGGAAACGGGCGTTCGACGGCAAGAGCCAGATTTCTGTAGCGTCGGCGATCCTGGAAAAGGATCCGGAGCCGATTTCGGCGGTGCAGCCAATGACGCCGCAGGCGCTTGATCACGTGGTCCGCACGTGCCTCGCCAAAGACCCGGAACAGCGCTACCAAACCGCGCACGATATTGCTCTGAATCTGAGATGGATTTCGCAGAGTAGCTCGCAGGCTGAGATCGCAGCATTTCCGATGAAGAGACGCAGGGCGCTGCGCTGGTTGCCATGGGCGGTCACCGCCGTAGTCGGCATCGCCGCAATGATGCTCGGCTGGTGGCTGCGTCCGCGACAACCCGAACCAGTGCTGCGGGCCATCATCCAGTTGCCGGCTGAGAGCACGGTGGGCGACGGCGATACTTCAGTAGCCTTTTCTCCCGATGGGCGCAGGCTCGCCATCACACTACGGACAGAAGGAAACACGCGCATCTGGTTGCGCTCGCTCGATAGCGGCACGGCGCAAGCACTGAGCGGCACGGATGGCGCCACCTATCCGACATGGTCACCCGACGGGAAATCGATCGCGTTCTTTGCCGATCACAAGATCAAGCGGATCGAAGTCGCCAGCGGAATGGTGCAGGCCATTTGTGCAGCGGACGACGGTCGCGGGCTCGCGTGGGGACCGAACGATACCATTGTCTTTTCCCCGGGTCCGTTCACCGGGTTGTTCACAGTTCCAGCCAGCGGAGGAACGCCCGCGGAACTCACCAAGCCCGCAATCGCTGGTGAAACGCACCGGTTACCGCTTTTTTTACCAGGTGGTAGAAATGTGCTGTTCTTCGATACAAGCGGCGATCGCCAACCCACGCGCGGGTTGAATGTGGTTTCGCTGGCGAGCAAGAAGATTAACCACGTGCTCGACACCAATAGCGGAGCACGTTACGTTGCGCCAGGATACCTGCTTTATGTGAAAGATGGCAGCCTCGTCGCGCAACGCTTCGACGCCGCATCCCTGCAGGCCGTCGGCGAGCCAATCCCATTAGCCGAGCAGGTGCAGTTCGCCCAATTCCGCTGGACGGGCGCCTGGGACGCATCTCCAGATGGCTCCCTGGTATTCGAACAGCAGACCGGAGGCGGCAAGTATCAATGGACCTGGGTCGATTCCCAGGGAAAAGAGTTGAGCAAGATCGGCCAACCGACAAGTCTGGGCCTTCTATCTGCGAACATTTCTCCTGACGACCGGCGGGTTGCAACCTCATACAAGGATGCCATCTGGCTCTACGACCTCGCTAAGGGCGTGCCCACTCGCCTGACGTTCGGCAAAGGAACTCAACTTGATCCCTTGTGGTCACCTGATGGCAAATCCATTCTCTACGAAACCCCGGTCGCTCCTGGGAACTGGACGATTTCCCTGAAGCGAGCGGATGGGGGCGGCGCGGACGAAGTGATTTATAAGGCCAACTTGCAGGTGATTCCGAGCAGTTGGTCCCCCGACGGAAAATTCGTGGCGATGGCCGTCAGCGGTACCACTTCTTCAGGCAAGGACGAGATCTGGATGCTGCCCATGAGTGGCGACCATAAGCCGTTCCCCTTCTTGCAAGGCACCGCACGCCTGTACGATCCACAATTTTCGCCCGACGGTCACTGGCTGCTCTACACCTCCGACGAATCCGGACGTAACCAGAGCTACGTGGTTCCTTTCCCCGGTCGCGGAGGCAAGTGGCAGGTCTCCATCGACGGCTCCGATAATGCCAAGTGGCGGACGAACAACGATATTATTTGCGTCACCGGAGACCGCCTGTTAAGTATACCGGTGAAAGCAACGGGCAATAGCATGGAAATCGGCCAGTCCCAACCGCTATTACAGGCTCAGAACATCCTTAACACCAACGGGGGACTTTTCACTCACGACGGCAAGCGAGCCATCTTGGCAGTCGGAGTTGAAGGTACTGTAGCTCCACAACTCAATCTTGTAACGAACTGGACATCTGCGTTGAAGAAGTAG
- a CDS encoding lipid-binding SYLF domain-containing protein codes for MRNVAIVLLFTSLVLPLNAQKKEQERVKDAGEVLTEILNIPDDIPQDLLDKAECVVVLPSVKKLAIGIGGSYGRGVMVCRSGEHFTGPWGAPAFFALEGGNIGFQLGGQATDFVLLVMNPRGARSLFKSKVKLGADAAAAAGPKGRSAEAATDVVMKAEILSYSRSKGLFAGVSLEGSTLRSDGGANRNFYGKDLNAEDILAKHEVGVPGAASQLVGLLNRKSPRNRSDPKSLQ; via the coding sequence ATGCGAAACGTAGCAATAGTCCTTTTATTCACATCACTGGTACTGCCTTTGAATGCGCAAAAGAAGGAACAGGAACGCGTGAAGGACGCCGGCGAAGTGCTGACAGAGATCCTGAATATTCCTGACGACATACCGCAAGACCTGCTGGACAAGGCAGAGTGTGTGGTTGTGCTGCCGTCGGTGAAGAAGTTAGCGATCGGCATCGGCGGCAGCTATGGTCGGGGAGTGATGGTGTGTCGCAGCGGGGAGCACTTCACCGGACCTTGGGGCGCTCCGGCGTTCTTCGCGCTAGAGGGCGGTAACATCGGGTTCCAACTGGGAGGGCAAGCAACCGATTTTGTTCTGCTGGTGATGAACCCGCGAGGTGCGCGCTCGCTATTCAAGAGCAAGGTGAAGTTAGGAGCTGATGCCGCGGCCGCAGCGGGACCAAAAGGTCGATCGGCCGAGGCTGCAACGGATGTTGTGATGAAAGCGGAGATACTCTCCTACTCGCGATCCAAGGGACTGTTTGCCGGGGTGTCTCTGGAAGGCTCCACCCTGCGCTCCGACGGTGGAGCGAACCGAAATTTCTATGGCAAAGACTTAAATGCCGAAGACATTCTTGCCAAGCATGAGGTCGGGGTGCCCGGAGCGGCCTCCCAACTTGTGGGCCTGCTGAACAGGAAATCACCCAGGAACAGATCCGATCCGAAATCACTTCAATAG
- a CDS encoding metalloregulator ArsR/SmtB family transcription factor, which yields MPELSQFTAEFFKALAHPVRIKILDTLRHGEVTVNDLSARLKVEQSTLSQQLAVLRKSNIVVGRKEGQNVFYSVQDQAIFRLLDDARQIFNNHLIDVRDLLSQLAPLSEK from the coding sequence ATGCCAGAACTATCACAATTTACTGCTGAGTTCTTCAAGGCTCTAGCGCATCCAGTGCGGATCAAGATCCTGGATACGCTGCGCCATGGCGAGGTGACGGTAAACGACCTGAGCGCCCGGCTGAAAGTCGAGCAAAGTACGTTGTCTCAACAGCTTGCAGTGCTTCGGAAAAGCAACATTGTGGTGGGTCGCAAGGAAGGGCAGAACGTTTTCTATTCGGTGCAGGATCAGGCAATTTTTCGTTTGCTGGATGATGCCCGGCAGATCTTCAACAACCACCTTATCGATGTCAGGGACCTATTGTCGCAGTTAGCGCCCCTGAGCGAGAAATGA
- a CDS encoding proton-conducting transporter membrane subunit: protein MTLVASLWKKAHIIPSALLVLSLLVGAVVAALSFWGGFGLSLDLSYLAPFSFTLTVDRLSAFFLLLICVVGVATALFSTSYIERHYEGMRRNWIWILLPLFLLSMVLVVTASTAFAFLFGWELMTLFSAGLIVVDGDSEKRRHNIYVYLLMMHAGAAAVVAAFLLFLPHAEGLDFASMRASAGNLPVGVRAAMFVLAFIGFGTKAGIVPLHVWLPKAHPIAPSPVSALMSGVMLKTAIYGFVRFAFDFLGGGPSWWGYLVLAAGALSGVLGVLYAIAEHDLKRLLAYHSVENIGIIYLGLGSALVFTANHAPAWAALALMAALLHTLNHALFKSLLFLGAGAVSDGAHTLDIEELGGLLKRMRTTGTLFLIACCSIVGLPLFNGFVSEWLTFRGFLAGAALSNVSASITLPLMTGVLALIGGLAAACFAKVYGVAFLGRPRSAEAEQAHEVPIPMLIGMAVLGVACVVIGVVPGIVLRPLSAAVTGVMHGAVVPAEATSIARVLPWVAVGAVGIVLLLVAMRRVARVTATWACGMPGLDARMQYTSTSFSKPLRRVFAQVYRPDRSIEVLPADQPYFPNSVSYRSVRTTSFEKYLYRPGVDAIVSVSHRLRRLQTGNIQVYLLYMFLALVALLVFMRFA from the coding sequence GTGACTCTGGTTGCCAGTCTCTGGAAAAAAGCACACATAATTCCTTCGGCGCTGCTGGTGCTTTCTCTGCTTGTTGGCGCGGTTGTTGCTGCTCTGAGCTTCTGGGGTGGATTCGGACTCAGCCTCGACTTATCGTATCTGGCGCCGTTTTCGTTCACCTTGACCGTCGACCGGCTCAGCGCCTTTTTCCTCTTATTGATCTGCGTTGTGGGCGTGGCAACTGCGCTGTTCTCGACTTCCTATATCGAGCGCCACTATGAGGGCATGCGGCGCAATTGGATCTGGATCCTGCTGCCCCTGTTCCTGCTGTCGATGGTGCTGGTGGTTACCGCCTCGACGGCCTTCGCGTTCTTGTTCGGCTGGGAACTGATGACGCTGTTTTCCGCGGGACTGATCGTGGTGGACGGCGACTCGGAGAAGCGGCGCCACAACATTTATGTGTACCTGCTGATGATGCACGCAGGTGCGGCGGCCGTAGTCGCCGCTTTTCTGCTGTTCCTACCGCATGCTGAGGGATTGGACTTTGCGTCCATGCGGGCCAGTGCCGGCAATCTTCCGGTCGGCGTGCGCGCTGCCATGTTCGTCCTTGCCTTTATAGGGTTCGGCACCAAAGCCGGGATTGTGCCGTTGCACGTGTGGTTGCCCAAGGCCCACCCAATCGCGCCCAGTCCGGTATCGGCGCTGATGTCGGGCGTAATGCTAAAGACCGCCATTTACGGGTTCGTCCGCTTTGCCTTCGATTTCCTCGGTGGCGGACCGAGTTGGTGGGGATATCTGGTGCTGGCTGCCGGTGCGCTTTCGGGTGTACTGGGAGTGTTGTACGCGATCGCCGAGCATGATCTGAAACGACTGCTGGCGTATCACAGTGTTGAGAATATCGGGATCATCTATCTCGGACTCGGTTCGGCGCTGGTGTTTACCGCGAATCATGCGCCAGCATGGGCCGCGTTGGCGCTGATGGCCGCGCTGCTGCACACGCTCAATCACGCTTTATTCAAGAGCCTTCTCTTTCTCGGAGCCGGTGCCGTTTCCGATGGAGCCCACACGCTCGATATCGAAGAACTCGGCGGCCTGCTCAAGCGTATGCGCACAACAGGCACGTTGTTCCTTATCGCGTGCTGCTCAATCGTTGGACTACCGTTATTCAACGGCTTTGTAAGTGAGTGGTTGACCTTCCGGGGATTTCTCGCGGGTGCTGCTTTATCGAACGTAAGCGCCTCCATAACTCTGCCGCTGATGACCGGGGTGCTGGCCCTGATCGGCGGGCTCGCCGCTGCCTGTTTCGCGAAAGTGTACGGCGTGGCTTTTCTTGGACGGCCGCGAAGTGCTGAAGCCGAGCAAGCACATGAAGTTCCTATCCCAATGCTTATCGGTATGGCGGTACTTGGCGTGGCTTGCGTAGTAATCGGCGTTGTGCCTGGGATAGTACTGCGCCCACTCAGTGCCGCTGTAACAGGAGTGATGCACGGAGCTGTCGTACCGGCGGAAGCCACATCCATCGCGCGAGTGCTGCCGTGGGTCGCAGTCGGGGCAGTCGGGATCGTATTGCTTCTCGTCGCGATGCGCCGCGTTGCGCGTGTGACCGCCACCTGGGCGTGCGGAATGCCGGGCCTGGATGCTCGCATGCAATACACTTCCACGTCGTTTTCGAAGCCGCTGCGGCGAGTGTTCGCGCAAGTCTACCGTCCCGACCGGAGCATCGAAGTGCTGCCGGCGGACCAACCGTACTTCCCGAATTCGGTTTCGTATCGCTCGGTGAGAACTACGTCGTTTGAGAAATATCTCTATCGCCCCGGGGTGGACGCTATTGTCTCCGTGTCGCACCGGCTGCGACGCCTGCAGACGGGGAACATCCAGGTTTACCTGCTTTACATGTTCCTGGCGCTGGTGGCCCTGCTCGTTTTCATGAGGTTCGCATGA
- a CDS encoding NADH-quinone oxidoreductase subunit H, with protein sequence MTAAIDLFQVLLLIAVAPLIRGVIARIKARIQNRHGASVWRPYADLWKLLHKEDLVPPSASTVFRLAPIVLFAVTAVAAAFVPVLRDSALLGVTGDFILLVYLLALGRFFLMLGAMDGGSAFGGMGASREALVSTLAEAPLLLGLLSVAIAAHTASIAGIVHWTLGQDFSRVSAIHALAFAALALVAIAETGRIPVDNPTTHLELTMIHEAMVLEYSGPSLALIEWASAIKLTVVLALLIALFAPWGMATTFSVLSVSIALFALLAKVAVLAVGIAVIESSVAKLRMYLVPDFLGVATALAILAVVFTAVMR encoded by the coding sequence ATGACAGCCGCGATCGACTTATTTCAAGTCCTGCTATTGATTGCTGTGGCGCCGCTCATACGCGGAGTGATCGCGCGCATCAAGGCGCGAATCCAAAACCGGCACGGGGCCAGCGTGTGGCGTCCATATGCCGACTTGTGGAAGCTGCTTCACAAAGAGGATCTGGTACCGCCCTCAGCCTCCACTGTGTTTCGCCTGGCACCTATCGTGCTCTTCGCGGTGACGGCCGTGGCTGCGGCATTCGTGCCGGTACTGCGGGACTCGGCGTTGCTCGGAGTCACCGGCGATTTCATTCTGCTGGTGTATCTGCTGGCCTTGGGACGTTTTTTCCTGATGCTTGGCGCCATGGACGGTGGCAGTGCGTTTGGTGGCATGGGCGCCAGCCGTGAGGCGTTGGTCTCCACGCTTGCCGAGGCGCCGCTGCTGCTCGGGTTGCTGTCCGTGGCGATTGCCGCGCACACGGCCAGCATTGCGGGTATCGTGCATTGGACATTGGGGCAGGACTTTAGCCGCGTGTCCGCCATTCACGCGCTGGCATTTGCCGCATTAGCGCTGGTCGCGATCGCAGAAACAGGCCGTATCCCCGTTGATAACCCGACGACTCACCTTGAACTCACGATGATTCACGAGGCCATGGTGCTGGAATATTCCGGGCCGAGCCTCGCCCTTATCGAGTGGGCCAGCGCCATCAAGCTAACGGTAGTACTGGCGCTGCTGATTGCGCTATTCGCGCCGTGGGGGATGGCGACGACCTTTTCCGTTTTGTCAGTTTCGATCGCATTGTTCGCGCTGCTGGCGAAGGTCGCTGTTCTTGCTGTCGGCATTGCGGTAATCGAGAGCAGCGTGGCGAAGCTGCGAATGTACCTGGTTCCGGATTTCCTGGGGGTCGCGACGGCGCTGGCGATCCTCGCGGTAGTGTTTACGGCGGTGATGAGGTGA
- a CDS encoding hydrogenase, whose protein sequence is MGLFEVAATKALASSAVFLFITVLLMAAAKRISTCIVLFSAQCAVMTAQILATAWVYHSAEAYAVAALVFAVKVVAIPYVLFRIVDALKTVREVQASTTPAQSVYIACALILLSFFAVAPYVRALRLDEDMLAAAVALVLTGAFLMVSRRKAVMQVVGLLVLENGIFLAALTTTFGMPLVIEIGIFFDLLMGVFLMGLFVFRIRDTFEHLDVSKLRKLRG, encoded by the coding sequence ATGGGATTGTTTGAAGTGGCGGCGACCAAGGCGTTGGCATCCTCTGCCGTCTTTCTGTTCATAACGGTGCTGCTGATGGCGGCGGCCAAGCGGATTTCGACTTGCATTGTGCTGTTCAGTGCGCAATGCGCGGTGATGACGGCGCAAATTCTCGCCACCGCATGGGTCTACCATTCCGCCGAGGCGTACGCGGTGGCGGCCCTGGTGTTCGCCGTAAAAGTGGTGGCCATTCCGTATGTGCTTTTCCGTATCGTGGACGCCTTAAAGACAGTACGAGAGGTCCAAGCATCCACCACGCCAGCGCAGTCGGTATATATCGCCTGCGCCTTGATTCTGCTCTCATTCTTTGCGGTTGCGCCGTACGTGCGCGCACTGCGCCTGGATGAGGACATGCTTGCAGCCGCAGTCGCCCTGGTGCTCACCGGCGCGTTTCTCATGGTCAGCCGCAGGAAGGCGGTCATGCAGGTGGTTGGGTTGCTGGTGCTGGAGAACGGCATCTTCCTGGCTGCGCTCACCACTACCTTCGGCATGCCGCTGGTGATCGAAATCGGTATCTTCTTCGACCTTCTGATGGGCGTGTTCCTCATGGGGCTGTTCGTGTTTCGGATTCGCGACACTTTCGAGCACTTGGACGTTTCCAAGCTGCGTAAGTTGAGAGGCTGA
- a CDS encoding hydrogenase 4 subunit F: MVLIFPLLVPIVAACVMFWCRKPVVANVMAMVFGGLELIAIGNAVWATHRAGTITAGHYLRADGLTSFFLINLGLIFALVLAYSVGYLRHIPEGRFSSPRWFYGLVFLFLFTMMAVYLSANLGMMWIFVEATTLASALLVGFYNTEGAVEAGWKYLILCTVGIAFALFGTIALYLAAVRSGVNPESALDWATLMSAAPGFSGVQEVLKLAFVFVAVGYGTKIGFVPMHSWLPDAHAEAPSPISALLSAVLLNCALYALLRFEAITSLAMGHGFSRTLLLIFGGLSVTVAALLMVVQRNLKRLLAYSSIEHMGIVAIGVGLGGPLGLYGALLHAFNHSIAKTLLFFSAGSVRENFGTLQMDRIRGMARALPWTSTALVIGSIAIVGLPPFGLFVSEFVILTEAFAEARFMIAIILLVALSIVFGALLYHFQRMLAGEAERSIAGPRMLISDFGVMGICAGCLLVLGVRIPTALTHLLQSATTVLHP, from the coding sequence ATGGTACTGATTTTCCCGTTGCTGGTTCCGATCGTCGCCGCGTGCGTCATGTTCTGGTGCAGAAAGCCGGTCGTGGCAAATGTGATGGCGATGGTGTTCGGAGGCTTGGAGTTGATCGCCATCGGTAATGCAGTATGGGCGACTCATCGTGCAGGAACGATCACTGCGGGTCACTACTTGCGCGCTGACGGGCTGACATCTTTCTTCCTGATAAATCTTGGCCTCATCTTCGCGCTGGTGCTGGCCTACTCGGTCGGTTATCTGCGCCACATCCCAGAAGGACGGTTTTCTTCGCCTCGCTGGTTTTATGGCCTGGTGTTCCTGTTCCTGTTCACGATGATGGCTGTGTACCTCTCCGCGAATCTGGGGATGATGTGGATCTTCGTCGAGGCCACAACATTGGCGTCCGCGCTGCTGGTCGGCTTCTACAACACCGAAGGGGCGGTGGAGGCCGGCTGGAAATACCTGATCCTGTGCACGGTCGGCATTGCTTTTGCACTGTTCGGAACCATTGCGCTGTACCTGGCTGCGGTACGCAGCGGTGTAAATCCAGAATCGGCTCTGGACTGGGCTACGCTGATGAGCGCCGCTCCCGGATTTAGTGGCGTCCAGGAAGTACTGAAACTCGCCTTTGTCTTTGTGGCCGTCGGGTACGGAACCAAGATCGGGTTCGTACCGATGCACAGTTGGCTGCCCGACGCGCACGCGGAAGCGCCCTCGCCAATCAGCGCTCTACTATCGGCCGTACTGCTGAACTGCGCTCTTTACGCCCTGCTGCGCTTCGAAGCCATCACCTCGCTCGCCATGGGCCACGGTTTCAGCCGTACCCTGCTGCTGATCTTCGGCGGACTTTCCGTCACGGTTGCGGCGTTACTCATGGTTGTGCAGAGGAACCTGAAGCGTCTGCTGGCCTACAGCAGCATCGAGCACATGGGGATCGTGGCGATCGGCGTCGGACTGGGTGGCCCCCTGGGTCTGTATGGCGCGCTGTTGCACGCGTTCAATCACTCAATTGCCAAAACACTCTTATTCTTCAGCGCCGGCAGCGTGCGCGAGAACTTCGGCACATTGCAGATGGATCGTATCCGCGGCATGGCTCGCGCGTTGCCCTGGACCAGTACGGCTCTGGTGATCGGCAGCATCGCCATTGTCGGCTTGCCGCCCTTCGGGTTGTTCGTCAGCGAATTCGTGATACTGACGGAAGCTTTCGCGGAAGCGCGCTTTATGATCGCGATCATCCTTCTCGTAGCACTGTCCATAGTGTTCGGAGCGCTGCTTTATCACTTTCAGCGCATGCTGGCAGGCGAGGCGGAAAGAAGTATTGCCGGCCCTCGAATGTTGATCTCGGATTTCGGTGTCATGGGTATTTGCGCAGGCTGCCTGCTGGTGCTGGGCGTCCGCATCCCCACAGCCTTAACGCATTTGCTCCAAAGCGCCACGACGGTCTTGCACCCATGA
- a CDS encoding NADH-quinone oxidoreductase subunit C yields the protein MNPTATQVAKEVTVQEVLTVLRTDNARLVSIFGSIGDDGTRRANYIIESDSREYRVLTCRADGSIPSATPITPGAAWYERELHEQYGIAIEGHPDLRPLFAHPADYPFLQVQGEGVCEVPVGPVHAGIIEPGHFRFSVVGDTVLHLELRHFYTHKGTEKLFEGTSVRNGPIIAESVSGDHCFSHAVAYCQAVENAIGISVPVRAEAIRLVGLELERMVAHIADVGALCRDVGFTVPAAYTARIKESLLQSSVRIVGTRFWRGVAIPGGVRCDISDAGAHELRRTVATAAGDFAELARIILETPSVQNRFESTGVLKEEDARALGVVGLIARASNVKLDVRRDHPYGRYRDVQVEAPRFHYGDVLARARMRIEETAISARLIQDTLATLPSSTLAAALPADASGKGFSAVESPRGELLYWIGVRDGSIMRCHIKSPSFQNWPALPLAMPGNIIADFPLINKSFNLSYSGCDR from the coding sequence ATGAATCCGACAGCTACCCAAGTCGCTAAGGAAGTCACTGTTCAGGAAGTTCTCACGGTGCTACGTACCGACAACGCTCGCCTGGTTTCGATCTTCGGCAGCATCGGTGACGACGGCACGCGCCGGGCAAATTACATCATCGAGTCAGACAGCCGCGAGTACCGCGTGCTCACGTGCCGTGCCGACGGTTCGATACCTTCGGCAACGCCGATCACGCCGGGGGCTGCCTGGTACGAGCGCGAATTGCACGAGCAGTACGGTATCGCGATCGAAGGCCACCCCGATCTGCGGCCGTTGTTTGCTCATCCTGCGGACTATCCATTCCTTCAAGTCCAGGGTGAAGGCGTTTGTGAAGTGCCGGTCGGACCCGTGCACGCGGGAATCATCGAGCCGGGACATTTCCGCTTCAGCGTTGTGGGCGATACCGTTCTGCATCTCGAACTGCGCCACTTCTACACGCATAAAGGAACAGAGAAGCTGTTCGAAGGCACCTCGGTGCGAAATGGTCCGATCATCGCCGAGTCGGTTTCCGGCGATCATTGTTTCTCGCATGCCGTGGCCTATTGCCAAGCGGTGGAGAACGCGATCGGTATTAGCGTTCCTGTCCGCGCCGAGGCCATTCGTCTTGTAGGCCTGGAACTGGAACGTATGGTGGCCCACATCGCCGACGTGGGGGCGCTCTGCCGTGATGTAGGCTTCACCGTACCCGCTGCCTACACCGCACGGATCAAGGAATCGCTATTGCAGAGTTCTGTGCGGATAGTGGGAACCCGCTTCTGGCGTGGAGTCGCAATACCGGGAGGGGTTCGCTGCGATATTTCCGACGCTGGCGCACATGAACTCCGCCGCACCGTTGCCACCGCCGCGGGCGATTTCGCGGAACTCGCGCGCATCATTCTCGAAACGCCCTCGGTGCAGAACCGCTTCGAGTCCACCGGTGTCTTGAAGGAGGAAGATGCGCGTGCCTTGGGAGTGGTGGGTCTAATAGCGCGGGCCAGCAACGTGAAACTGGACGTCCGCCGCGATCATCCCTATGGCCGCTATCGCGATGTGCAAGTCGAAGCGCCGCGGTTCCATTACGGCGACGTGCTGGCGCGTGCGCGCATGCGCATTGAAGAGACCGCCATTTCGGCGCGCCTGATACAGGACACGCTGGCCACACTGCCGTCGAGCACGCTCGCGGCTGCGCTTCCGGCAGATGCGAGCGGAAAGGGCTTCTCTGCCGTGGAATCGCCGAGGGGAGAGCTTCTCTACTGGATCGGCGTGCGCGATGGAAGCATAATGCGCTGCCACATCAAATCGCCATCCTTCCAGAACTGGCCCGCCTTGCCGCTGGCGATGCCCGGCAACATCATTGCCGATTTTCCCCTGATCAATAAGAGCTTCAATCTTTCCTATTCCGGGTGCGACCGATGA